The Lactuca sativa cultivar Salinas chromosome 2, Lsat_Salinas_v11, whole genome shotgun sequence genome includes the window aaataaaacttacatgaaTTCTTTTAGCTTTGTCAACTAAAAAAGTCACTCCATCGTAATTCTTAGTGTGTGTATACAAGAATAGTCATGGTGTGTCGGATCATGTCCCCAAAGCTTCTTCtacatatatacaaaaaaaatcaatattaaagtagattgttattttacatttaggcttagatatttaaaaatgaaaaaatagcaacttacttttAGGCTAAAcccatttaaaaatcaaaatggaACTAGATTGCTATGATACAAAAGTAaatgaaagtagattgctattttttgcatttaGGCTCCActcttgaaaaatgaaaaataaaataacatacaaCTAAATGAAAGCACGTtgctattttatgtatttatgctTAGTccttataaaaatcaaaatagaaCTAGATAATGGTATTtctaaatgaaagtacattgctataatataaaattaaatggGTACTTACTAAATCAGAAGCAATTTTAGAATGAGAAGCCGATCCACCGGTATGCGTAGAAAGGGCTTGTCCATCAGCTACACCTCTACGCCTATTTTTTTTTGTTCTGATTTCTTCTTGAAGTCTTCAGTATTCCATCTTGCAGTCCAGGATGTCCACACTTCTGATGTTATATTAACAGGTTTTTTTTAGAGTCGACTTTTTCCATTTTGAGCTTATATTGTAGATATATTGTTTATATCTTTCCTTTGCCTTATTTTCCCAACAAGCTTGGACTAACGGAGTTTTTGCATCATCCCAATGGCACTTTTTCTACAATACAAAATATAAAGATGAGTTTTTTAGTTAATAAGTACCTAATAATTTCATAAATGAGATACATACATGAAACTCGTCCCAATAAAGGAGTTTTGTCTCGTCACTTAAAGTTGCCCAGCTATACCCATTTAAATCAGCTCTTTCACCAAAGGATTCATAGATAACGGAAGAACATGGGCCCGAAGAAAATAACCTACAAAAGAAAAAATCAACCGCATTGTAAAATTCTTGAAGCTCAATGTTGATAAAAATGTAAGAATTTTAACTTACTCCTTATCTTGCACTCCAATATATAGACGCCCATCCAGTCCTGTAGATCCAAGTAAATACCCTTGATGTTGAACGCCAACATTTTCGTCAACCGATTCACTACAATTTGTTGTGGATCTAGGTACCAGATGATGTAGTAGATGCATGTGTAAATGATTGGATAGATGTAGATACAGATGATTGGGTCGATGATGTAGGTAAGAATGACTGGTTGGATGATGTAGGTATGGATGATGCATGTGTTGATGATGTGGCACCAACATGTGAAACAAATGTTGGGGCAGATACATTACCAACAGATGATAATGTGGTACGGGATGATTATGACGACAATACGGGTGTAGATAATGGGGCAGATTTTACATCATCTGTGCGTTTGTTTATGAAACGTACACTTGTATGTTGCTTTCGTTTCAATGTGTCTCTTAATAAGAATTGTGACATATTCCctgaaattttaaataattaggAAGTTATAAATCTGTTAGATCACAAATATTATAGAAATACCTTACTAAAAATTTAAGCATACtactttttatttaaaatgccacttttgtttgcttatttattttagcatcctacttttttACTTTGAAAACTACAAAAACTAAAAGTATAATGCAAATACTTTaatgaaagtagattgctatttttgcatttaaaaatgaaaaaaaataacaaCTTAAAATGTCATAGTAAGTATAAAAGATAAAGCACAAAACTTAAACATGATGGTTTTGTTATCACCTGGATTGGATTGGATTGGATTGGACTGAAGTGGATTGGAACTTGGAGCAAAGAAAAAGTTGAAACAGTTCATgcctttaattaatatttatacaTAAAGTGATACCGAAAGAGCTCATTTTGAGAATTCACTTTGGAATGATTTCTATGGTTGCACAAAAACTACAATTAAAACAAACTAATGACTACAATGATATATTGAGATTTACAATTACATCTGTGGGACATAGATTTATCAATCTAGGGTACTTTAGAGCTTCACTACCACCttagaggtcactaggtcatgGTTGCTACTTTTATGTGTCTGTGTTTTAATTTAGGAGTTCTATAATAGCAACTTTAATTGTACTTTATACCTTAATTTCTTCCAGGAATAATACAATATGGTTTGTTTACTTGACTGCTTTTTAATTAACATTGCTGGACACTGATTTTTTATCAACTTCACCTTAACAAGAAAGAGCTCAGATCCAACAGTGGACTCCAAAATGAGAGCTGAGTCTCCTTATCTTCATCTAAGTAAAAAAGTGCaagattacattttacaaacaaaGAATATGCCATCTAGTAAAGTAACATCAAATTAAACAACACAATGAATGCACATCACATTATAGGACCTTATGATTGTCCCATCTTGTATTCTATTTATTCTCGAGTCTTGACTTGATCGATCAAATACATTCTTTTCAAGAGTCATCTTTTTCATCAACTAACAAGGTCATATTATACATGTATAGAATGCACAATGTATTATTATAGGATAGGAAAACATCTTCATGAGTTGTTAAACATTGAAATTTGGAGGGCTTGGTATAAGCATTGGAGTAAATTACAAGATTCTGATGCTTAAGGTAAAAAAGAAAATATGAGTGAGGTGTTTGTAATGTGATGTACCACACAAAAGCATAGTTACTGCATAATCTagttttcatcaccaagttatcTTAATTCTATCATCAGTAGACCACAAGTCCACAACAGAATGTAGTTTTTGTCTCTAGTTTTGATCAATAAACTCATCATACAATGTATGCTTATTTTCTACATAAAGTCATATGAAATTTAACCATTTGGTTGACAAAATCCTTTTAAAAGAGCAGTAGAGGTGTATATGTGTTAAATGTGTATGAGAGTGTGATACAATGTTCTGTAATGCGTAATGAACAATAATTTTAGTTCTGAAACAAAATTCACTGGAAGATTTAGAAGTTCTGAAACAAAATCATGACCGGCTAAGTTCACAGAAGAGTGGAGAAGGAGAAACCGAGGAAGGGATTTAGGGAGGATCAAGGATAGTACCTGCACAGGGTCAATGAGAAAGATGACCGGAAGAAGCAGCAATAGACGGCGACGACCAGACAGCGATGATGTGCGAAGAAGAAAGATTCAATGGAGAGATCGAGAAAAATAGAGCAAAAAAGAAGAGAGAATAATGTTACCTCTAATTTAGGGAGGATCGAGGTAGGGATGAAGTCGGTCGAGAAAAATCTACCGGTTGATGGAGCAGGCGGTGAACAACAAAGCTCCGATCGATGATGGCGTACTAAGACCGATTGATCTGAGGAATGAGGAATACGATCGATATGATCCGATTACCTCTTATTTGGGGAAGAAGATATGATCCGATTATTTGACCCATTTGCCCTTAATGATCGGTTGATGACTTGATGGGTCCTCTCCTAAGAAatcaaatttaccaaataaaatcTTTAAATTAACagaaaaaattattatattttggtgtatttaatctgaatatttgattatttttttttaaatgtcagGTGGAATTTCGCTCTTTGTTTTCATCTACCTGTATACGCACGAGTCGTGTTCTCCCTGAACTATCAATTACGTGagtatatttatataattttgatcatggtaaataaataaaatatataaataatatcattctgattttatatatttttgtgcaacagtttttcaaataaaaatatatCTTTTGGAGTGGTATTTGCTATAAATTTTAGGGTTAAAAACTTAAAATGCAAGAAATATGTTTTTTTGTGGTTAATACTTCTAAAAGTCATGTTTTATCAAACTTCTGTTTTTGATTGATAAAACTAGGATTCTTTATCATGTTTCAAATCATATCTACCTGGATGGACTTTTAGTCTTTTACTGTGGTGGAGACTTTTATGCCTAGCAATATGTTAGTTTATATGCATGACAGAGAAGTCAATCATGGAGACTTTGTTTCTAAACAGAATAGCGCTTTAGCTATGGAATTTTCTTCCTAATTAACATGAAAGAACAGATGCTTATAGTGATAGAAGAATACCAATGAAATCGTTTAGGGCTTGGGGCAGTACTTGAAATCGGAATGTTGTGAGCAGCGACGACGTGGCTAAGCAACGAGCGACAGCGGCAgcaggttgagagagagaggaagagatcCGATCTTGACCATTGTCCGGCGATGGATTTGAACTCAACAAAAATACCCCTAATTTGTGAGGAAGTAAATTGGGGTTATTGAATTTACTAATTTGCCCCTAAAGAAACATTATTGAAACAAACTCAAACATTATTGAAAAAAACTTTATGCGACAATTACTTGACCATTTTTTTAACTAAAAAgtcaaaataaaacattttaattctttCTTTTAGAACAGCTAGTACAATAGAGggtaaataaattttgatttagaGGTAATAATTTTCAAAGTCGGGATAATATTATTATGAGAAAATTAGCAAATGTATGTCATCAAAATCTAAAAATTGAAGCTAAAATATTTATAATgtaaaaattatattataattaaaatttcaaaacaattaaaaataatattttatttttgttgttgaGTTTTCAAAAATAATTGTGCATTTTTAATATATCTTTTCAAAAATCTTCTATATTTTGCTACGGAAACATATTATGTAACTATTTCACTACGAAATTTTCCGTAGCCAAATACCTATGGATTTTGATTTCGTAGCTATTTTGCAAATTCACCTTTTTGTAACAGATTCCATAATAGATTAGctacaaaattttattttgtagCAAATTTCCTAGCAAAATAGCTACAGATCCTAATTTCATAGCTAACTTGTTATGGATTTTTATTTTGTAGTCATTTATGTAGCCAACTAGCTACATACATGGATTTTGTAACAAGTTTCATAGAGAACTAGCTACAACCAAAAAACTTGTAGCATTATTTGTAGTAAACTAGCTATGGATTTTAATTCCGTAGCAACTATTCAAGATTTAGCTACGGAATGCAATTCCGTAGCCATTTCCGTAGCAAATTAGTTACAACCAACCATTTTTAACATATTCCGTATTAAAATAACTATGAATTTAGATTCTGTAACAACTTTACGTAGCTATTTAAGATTTAGCTACGTAATGCAATTTCGTAACCATTTATGTAGCAAAATAGCTACGACAAGTCGTTCTGTAGCATATTCCTTAGTAAAATAGCAACGGATTTTGATTCCGTAGTAACTTTCCGTAGCTATTTagcatttttcttgtagtgattctCCCTTCACTATTTTCCACACTTACTGATATTGTTACTCTGATAATTTGACACTGATATTATGTAATGGTTTTTGGAACAATATTATGATTGTCACTcctgtttaaaaatgaaaaattttatcctGGTTTTTGGGCTGTTAACCTTACTAATAACTCGACCATTTACTTGTTGATCCATGTTATGTGGCCAATAGATCATCAACACACCGATCCACTATACTCTCAATCATAGAAATCCACCCACTATGTGTTATAAATTCCCTAATCTTTGGATGGACTAAGACCTCATCCTACTTACCATGTCGCCATGAATCCCCTTTCTTTAGTTTCATCGATAAGATGTTTGGAGATTACATCATCATCATACTCTCTAATAATTGAGCTTAGACATTTAACCCACAAGAAATGGGTGGAGTTGGGATGAGACtcacttttattttaaaataatataaataactatATAAGAAATTAGGAAATTCAAAatgaaattactaagaataaaTGAGTCATTTTAGGTAAAGACATGGACGAAAGTCATACCAAAACAAAATTATTAGGATGTTCcatgttaataaaaaaaatagttagaTACCAACctcccaaaccataaggaccatatTGAGCATTCAAATTAAatgtatttattaaaaaaaaaaaaaaaaaaaaaaaaaacatatttttccaTAAAATAACTTTTTCCATGTAAAATGAGTTTTAGTGAACATGACTCACGGGGCTCCACAAACTTCCATGTTTCTTAGTCTACATATATAGATGACATAAGAATTAAGAATCCTACAATAAAAGCATCGTCGAACACGACTCACGTGACCTCCCCAAACTTCCATGTGGCAATACACATAAATCTATCTCTTTTTAATCAACTCAAACACAACATAGCTACCTCTGAACACCCACTTTGAGAGAAATAAAAACCAGCCACCGCCATGTCCACCGAACCACAGCCCAACAACCGCCAATTGGCGCTTTTTCCATTACCATTTCAAGGCCACATCAACCCCATGCTTCAATTAGCAAACATACTTCACACAAAAGGCTTCAAGATTACCATCATTCACACCCATTTCAACTCGCCAAACCAATCAAACTACCCACAATTCACCTTCAAATCGATCTCAGACGGCTTGTCCGAATCCAAAAACAAGAATTTGAATCTGGATAATCCTAATTCTGTCATCAACTTCTTAAACAAAAGCTGCATCAATCCGTTGAGGGATTGTTTAGTAAAGTTACAAGAAGAGGAGCCAATTGCATGCGTGATCTCAGATGCGCTATGGTACTTCTCTCAATCAGTTGCAGACAGTCTTAATCTCCCAAGAATCGTTTTACGAACCAGCAGCATGTCCTGCATCCTTGTTTACTCAGCCTTGCTTCCTCATATTAAAAACTGCTACCTCAAAACCACAATTGAAGAAGAAGATCCGATCCCAGACCTTTCACCGATCACAGAAAAAGACATGCTAAAGATTTTTAACGAAGATTGTAAGGAGGGAGAGCTCGAGTTAATCTTTAGCATGATCAGAACTATAAAAGCGGCATCTGGAATCATATGGAACACCTTCAAAGAACTCGAAGAACCTGCATTTTGTGCGATAACCCAAAATATATGTATTCCCACTTTCCCACTTGGTCCGTTTCATAAATATTTCCCAGCATCCTCTAGCAGCTTACTAGAACAAGATCGAAGtgttatgttatggttagatctGCAACCAGTTAGGTCTGTAGTGTATGTGAGCTTTGGGAGTATCGCTCAAATGGGTAAAGCCGAGTTCAGAGATATGGCTAGGGGGCTTGCAAAGAGTAAGCAACGGTTCCTATGGGTGGTTCGGCCTGGTTCGGTTTCAGGGTCTGAATGGCTCCAGTCTTTGCCTAAAGGGTTTATAGAGGAAGTTGGTGAAAGGGGGTGTATTGTAAAGTGGGCTCCTCAACAAGAAGTATTAGCTCATCCAGCCATAGGAGGGTTTTGGACTCATAATGGATGGAACTCGACATTGGAGAGCATCTGTGAAGGTGTTCCGATGATCTGTTCACCTTGTTCTTATGATCAACCGATAAATGCTAGATACGTAACAGACGTTTGGAGAGTAGGAGTGATGTTGGATAAGGGGACGGAGGAGGAGTTTGGAAGAGTGATGAAAAGTGTAATTATGGAGGAAGAAGGATGTGAGATAAGACAGAGATCTAAATATCTTCAAGAGAAGGTGAATCGTTCTATGGAGAAAGGTGGTTCTGCATACGAATCACTGGAGAATCTAGTTGACTTCATCGTTTCTCTATAAAATATATCCATCTACTATTCTTTACTACATTTGATCATGTACTTATGTTAGTTCTATTGTTTATTTTAATCGGTTTAATTAAAACACATCCTTGCTAACAGTTAAAAAGATTATGTGCATATCTTCATCACATTTATGAGGCTCATGAATGTGTAAATTATACaaagtttaaaaagaaaaataataaatccCATGCACCTAATTTCGTCGTCGTCTTCTTACACGATATGTTTCATGTTTGAAAGAAGAAAACAAAGTTAATTTAGTATCATGTGATTCATCTCCAATGTGAATAAGTAACTATTTTGTGCAAGTTTATTTTTGACATgaaaaaaaatgttaatttttattttaacccTGATAACTTTTTAATTTCTATTCTATAGTTCCCATAATTATAAAACATCTGATACACAACTAAAAATTTATTTAATGAGTTTATCATTAAAACTGtcataaaaactttataaaaaaggttatcatataaatatataatagttCTTATTAAATTtcatcactaataacttttttgAAATAGATGAAGTTTGAATCTAAAATAAAATGTACACACacaaaaaataaagttaatgTAAACTACAACATTAAAGATGAATCAAGATAACTAGATTATCCAACATTACATAGGATGATCCGCCTATGCTTACACTTTTTTTGTCCaactttttcattttatttacattTTCGATCATCAACTCATGACCCTTCGATCCAATAACATCTCGTATTGTTTTCTCCATTGAATTTTTAATGGCATCTGTCTTCCGTATGCATCCCACCTTCCATGTTTTACAGATGAAGTTACTATTTACTCTATGGTCCCAAGAAGACGGCCAATAGATCATCCATTTGACCTTTTTCTTCTTCAGAAATTGGGGATCATATCAAGTAAACATGGCGTGATAATTCATACTTCAATGGCTTCCTCATCAATTTCTGTTAAATATTCTTCAAATATAGTAAACTACATATAAACTAGTATTTTTCTTTGACTATATTTATTTAGATTACAATGCTTTATTGCCCATTGATTTAATGTCTTCAACCAGCTTAATTAAATTCATATACGAAGATCCACCTTCTGCAACACTTTGAACACTGTATTCTGCCATCGCTTTTACTGATGAAATAAACTCGTTTTTTCTCTGAAAAATAACGTCTTTCACTGCTTTCTCAATTATAACTCTATCACATGAATCTTTTATATCTATTCCAATCTTCCACACCTCACTGACAAATCGGCTATTTACTTGTTGATCGACATTATGTGGCCAACAAATCATGGGCACCCTCTCCACTATACTCTCCATCGTAGAATTCCACCCACTATGTGTTAGAAAAACACCAATCGCTGAATGGGCTAAGACCTCCTCCTGTGGAACCCATGTCGCCATGAACCCCCTTTCTTTAGTTTCATCCATGAGATGTTTCGAAACTTCACCATCATCATACTCTCCAACAACCGACCCTGGACGTTTAACCCACAAGAAAGGCTGTCCACTGTTCACTAATCCATGCCAGATTTCAAAGAATTGGTCCACCGTCATTGTTGCCATGCTTCCGATACTAACATAAACAACTGATTTTTCCGGTTGTGTGTCGAGCCATGAGAGACAAGCTCTGTTTTCTTCCCATAAACTGTTTGAAACGTTGGATTTGTGTGCGATTTGGAGACGTGATTTGAGCAAGGTATGTAATGGGCCTATGGAGTAAATATTTGGGCAGAGATTGCGCATGTGAACGAGTATGGGTGCGTCTAGGGCTTCGAATGTATTGATAATTAGACCTTGAGCTCGAGGAACATGTtgagcttcgttcatgatgaTGTGTATGACAGGATTGACAAGGTCATCGCAGCGATAAAAGGATGGTAGATCACGACGCCGGAGAAACGTTTCTGTGCCTGGAACGCTTTTGACTGGCATATCCAAATCATTACCTAAATCAATCATCAGATTAGGTTAAAATTTTGTTTAGAGATGTGAAATAAAATTCAAACAGTGCTGCAGTGCATCGCCGGTGAAAGGAAAGAAGTTAATTAGGTCACCGTTGAAAGGAACCTCGCCGGCTTGGATCAGTTTAGGGAGGCACAAATAAGTCCAAAGAGCGCAAGGACTAACAGTTTCAAAATAAATCAAAGGAATCTCAATCTCTTCAGCCACATCAAGTGCAAACGAAAAGGATCCATCAGGTATGATAACCGTCACCGGAAAACCGGATTTGGAACTGAAGCATCCAGAAACCATCATCTCTCTGAAAACCGGCTCCGTCACAGTTCTGAATCCTTCCAATATCTCCAGAAACCGCTCGCCGGAACGAGGATGATCGTCGGGGAGTCCGTCGGAGATAGTCTCAAATCGAAAATTAGTGTAGCGGCTGAATCGGGACAAGACATCGGTATGACGAATGAGAGAGCGTTGGATGTGGTCGGTGTTGAGGACAGTGACGGAGATGCCGGAGAGACAGAGTAGCTCTGCTAATTTGAGCATACAATTTAAAGGGCCTTGCATTGACAATGGGAAAATTAAGACATGAGGAGGCATAATCAATTGAATTTGAGAGAGTGTATCGAGACGAGTAAGCCAACACTAATGACTCGAAGCTGTGGAAATTTGACAATGGCGACCTGATGTTTTATATTGAAATGGAAGATGAAGAAGATAATGTTAAAATTACAATTCCAAATCATGGAAAAGATATGATGGTCACAGCAGATAAAGATATATTTATGTGTCTCTTTCCTTTcctgtttaattttttaaatatgaaaaaatgcAACTTTTTTTTATCAACCTTTCAACTTCAAATTGATAAGTAACTAAAATAATGCCGTTAAAAAATAACTTAGATGACgttcataaataaaaaatattgagtTCATTTGGGGAAATGATTATTGACAATGTAATTTGTTTTGTAAAGGTATACGCTGACAACAGTTTTGGATATAAACTTCCAACTAAAAGATATATAACAATTACAgagaaatatacatatatattttcaCATCACTCATGAAAATTATGTTTCGAAAGATCTAAGGTTATCATTAGCATGACAAGGTCGCCTCACAGCAGTTGGGTTACATGCATACAACTTCAGGGCAAATCGATAAGTTTCGCTTACAAAATATGAAAAGAAGAAAGTTATTTAAAATCtagaaacaaaatgaattatattAATTCACACTACATATTCATCTTTTTTCCTTCGAGTTTTTTATATCCTCAATCAATCGATTCAAATTACTATAAGAAGTCCCATCTTTAGCAACCGATCTTCGAGCCATTTTCATCATTCGTTCAACCGGTCTTGTTAACTCATCTCTCTTTGTGTCCATCAAATCCTTAATAAATTTCTCAACAACAACCCTATCACAAATGTCTTTCATGTCAAACCCTAACTTCAACACTTCTCCTACTAATCTACTATTAACTTGTTGGTCCGCATAGTAAGGCCAACATATCATCGGGACTGCAGCCACTATGCTTTCCAACGTTGAGTTCCATCCGCTGTGTGTTAAAAATCCGCCAACTGCGGGATGAGCTAGGACCTCCTCTTGTGGGGCCCATCTCACCATATACCCTCTTTCCAACGTACCCTCTAGTAATTGGGCCGGAATGTTTTGGCCATCTCCTGCCACGGAATTGGGCCGAACAACCCACAAAAATTTCTTTCTAGAATTCACAAGCCCATACCAAAGCTCAATGAGTTCATTTCTACTCAACATGGTCATACTTCCAAAACTAACATATATAACCGACTTTTGAGCTTGCTCGTCTAACCATGTCATACAAGTTCGGTCTTCCTCCCATAGACTATTTGATGATCTAGGTGGTGATGTCAATTTTGCTTCCAATCGGGATTTTAAGTTGGCATGAAGAGGTCCGATCGAGTATAGGTTAGGAATGTGCTTGCGGATTTGAGCTAAGGCAGATTCTTCCAAATCATCAAAGGTATTGAGAATGAGTCCGTTTGCTCGATAGGTCTCTTGTGTCTCAGTTGTGACAACTTGGAAAGCTCTATCTGATAGGTCGTTTGCACGACAAAAACTTGGTAGGTCACGAAGCCGAAGGTACTTTTCCATCCCTGTGACACCAAGTAGAAGCCTATCCATTTCATCGTCTTCTGCATATTATCAACAACTCGGGTTAGTATAATAActacaaattttcaaaaaatgCTAAAAGTCATCTCGCTAATCAGCCTCACGGCCAACACCAAAAAGTAATCGTAAGTTGATGCTCAAACTCGAACCTTAGACTTATGAATTCTTGCATTTTTTACCATTCTCGTTGTATAACAATTTGTTTGACACCATcttttaaaacaattatccctcttTTTTCGTTCAATCGTATGGAAAAATTGAGTGATATTAATAACTAATTTGAATGGAGTCCATAAAAAATGTTGTATTCGACCCAAGAAAAGGTAAACACCAAGAGAAGGAACTTTTAACTTTCTATGATAATAGACGATGCACCTTTGATCGGAAGGTCGCCGGATTCTATGAGCTTCGGAATGCAGTAAAAAGCCCAAAAACAACTAGCACTAACCGTACGGAAAAGATAAATGGGAATCCCCATCTCTTTAGCGACGTCAATGGTGAAACACATAATCCCATCAGCAATAATACTTGAAACAGGAGGCCGTTTACCAGAATTCAAGCAACCACCAGGGAGAAGCATTTCTCTAAACATGGGTTTAGTTACCATTTTTATGGAATCGAAGATATCCACAACTCTATTACCGGAACGAGGGTGATCAGGCGGAAGCCCATCTGAAATAGTCTCAAATCTGAAACCGGGGTACCGGGAAAAACGTGAGATG containing:
- the LOC111905721 gene encoding 7-deoxyloganetic acid glucosyltransferase produces the protein MDSQSSSPHVLIFPFPVQGHVSCMLKLAELLCLSGLSVTFLNSDIIHRRLLRYTDVISRFSRYPGFRFETISDGLPPDHPRSGNRVVDIFDSIKMVTKPMFREMLLPGGCLNSGKRPPVSSIIADGIMCFTIDVAKEMGIPIYLFRTVSASCFWAFYCIPKLIESGDLPIKEDDEMDRLLLGVTGMEKYLRLRDLPSFCRANDLSDRAFQVVTTETQETYRANGLILNTFDDLEESALAQIRKHIPNLYSIGPLHANLKSRLEAKLTSPPRSSNSLWEEDRTCMTWLDEQAQKSVIYVSFGSMTMLSRNELIELWYGLVNSRKKFLWVVRPNSVAGDGQNIPAQLLEGTLERGYMVRWAPQEEVLAHPAVGGFLTHSGWNSTLESIVAAVPMICWPYYADQQVNSRLVGEVLKLGFDMKDICDRVVVEKFIKDLMDTKRDELTRPVERMMKMARRSVAKDGTSYSNLNRLIEDIKNSKEKR
- the LOC111905723 gene encoding UDP-glycosyltransferase 76C2, whose protein sequence is MSTEPQPNNRQLALFPLPFQGHINPMLQLANILHTKGFKITIIHTHFNSPNQSNYPQFTFKSISDGLSESKNKNLNLDNPNSVINFLNKSCINPLRDCLVKLQEEEPIACVISDALWYFSQSVADSLNLPRIVLRTSSMSCILVYSALLPHIKNCYLKTTIEEEDPIPDLSPITEKDMLKIFNEDCKEGELELIFSMIRTIKAASGIIWNTFKELEEPAFCAITQNICIPTFPLGPFHKYFPASSSSLLEQDRSVMLWLDLQPVRSVVYVSFGSIAQMGKAEFRDMARGLAKSKQRFLWVVRPGSVSGSEWLQSLPKGFIEEVGERGCIVKWAPQQEVLAHPAIGGFWTHNGWNSTLESICEGVPMICSPCSYDQPINARYVTDVWRVGVMLDKGTEEEFGRVMKSVIMEEEGCEIRQRSKYLQEKVNRSMEKGGSAYESLENLVDFIVSL
- the LOC111905722 gene encoding 7-deoxyloganetic acid glucosyl transferase, with product MPPHVLIFPLSMQGPLNCMLKLAELLCLSGISVTVLNTDHIQRSLIRHTDVLSRFSRYTNFRFETISDGLPDDHPRSGERFLEILEGFRTVTEPVFREMMVSGCFSSKSGFPVTVIIPDGSFSFALDVAEEIEIPLIYFETVSPCALWTYLCLPKLIQAGEVPFNGNDLDMPVKSVPGTETFLRRRDLPSFYRCDDLVNPVIHIIMNEAQHVPRAQGLIINTFEALDAPILVHMRNLCPNIYSIGPLHTLLKSRLQIAHKSNVSNSLWEENRACLSWLDTQPEKSVVYVSIGSMATMTVDQFFEIWHGLVNSGQPFLWVKRPGSVVGEYDDGEVSKHLMDETKERGFMATWVPQEEVLAHSAIGVFLTHSGWNSTMESIVERVPMICWPHNVDQQVNSRFVSEVWKIGIDIKDSCDRVIIEKAVKDVIFQRKNEFISSVKAMAEYSVQSVAEGGSSYMNLIKLVEDIKSMGNKAL